The following are encoded in a window of uncultured Sphaerochaeta sp. genomic DNA:
- the cas9 gene encoding type II CRISPR RNA-guided endonuclease Cas9 (Cas9, originally named Csn1, is the large, multifunctional signature protein of type II CRISPR/Cas systems. It is well known even to general audiences because its RNA-guided endonuclease activity has made it a popular tool for custom editing of eukaryotic genomes.) yields the protein MNTAVSKDSNQSEYYLGLDIGTASVGWAVTNTEYELVKKHRKHLWGVRLFDTADTAAERRLHRAARRRHQRRLQRQRLLKEIFQDKIDEVDPHFFERLKESSYHTEDRSGNFLSTLFNDESFKDTDYFAKFPTIFHLRSHLIHHPEEKPDIRILYLAIHSILKHRGHFLFPGESLESVSSFNLLLDALLKNVEDSLQCDLHVSCSPESVGSILKKKRRTDKKNELLKVLALTRTTEEEIEETPKKLIAELIKALSGTPFLLSSLFENESYKESELNRIEFDKEGFEDKKESIEVLLEPEEYALIETLEGIYNWTLLSDILNGEKFISDAKVSSYAEHKNDLKQLKLLVKKYAGSAYYKAFKDPSIQNNYAHYIGTGNKSGKKVQVVHKGKCLQEHVNKYLYNLLKPYQNDEDSILGSMLEKLEQKSALPKQRVRDNRVIPHQLHLKELQVILDNAQRHFSFLAIPDADGYTPHQKIVSMLTFRIPYYVGPLNTSHMEKGGNEGFCWMVRQQGKEDVPIFPWNWDEVVDKNASAEKFITRMTNSCTYLFNEEVLPKYSLLYNRYMVLNELNNLKINGEPISVDLKQRIYNELFLKSGKKTITLKMLQKFLMTNNIINKGDTSTIEGIDNGFANSLKSYIDFAPYLETKILSGEEIEKIIEWKAYYVDDATILKEKIAQELHEKLTSEQIDDITKLVRNYKGWGRLSRAFLEDIYHVDRATGEGYSIIHLMWETNENLMELLSSKYDYLDEIQRINNETLINTKFSYESLVKPLSVSPPVKRQIWQTLLVVHELKKVMGKAPKRVFVEMAREEREKKRTTSRKESLRILYDRCKNDITFNNALLESLETKTDAELRNDRLYFYYTQMGRCPYCGGKIELDQMNNTQLYDIDHIYPQSLIKDDSLNNRVLAHKTCNGEKGNSYPINPQWQNMMIGFWKVLLDRSLISKEKYARLTRTTPLSEEELFAFINRQLVETRQSTKVVASILKNLFQDEKTEIVYVKARNVSSFRADFEIKKSRLVNDHHHAHDAYLNIVVGNAFHTKFTADARNFIKELRRGDQFYNASNIFSRSIQRNGKSAWIADEGYDANRGKSKSEKQETGTIVTVRRILQNHQVLVTRQAVEVSGALFKLQPLKKKKNLLPLKGSSQILQDTTKYGGYNAPATAYFALVEHEKKGKPVRQLVPVPILYAEQFKQDANAFAKYCVEELNLHNPIVLESRLLKNQLVTIRNFHMSLSGSTEPKVLANSAVQLVLNEEKYDYVAQIDKYLSLLKKVKDNEVEENAEILAESLHISKQDNLSLYEQLLAKERDSIYRYRPANQAKFLEEKKSTFESLEIKAQCEVLVQIINLFTCTPESANLTKLGGGASSGIVKFQSQITDREAKLIHQSPTGIFTKTRRIYEL from the coding sequence ATGAATACAGCTGTCAGCAAAGATTCCAATCAATCGGAATACTACCTTGGACTTGATATTGGAACAGCCTCTGTAGGCTGGGCCGTAACAAATACAGAATATGAGCTGGTTAAAAAACATCGGAAACATCTCTGGGGAGTAAGGCTCTTTGATACCGCAGATACTGCTGCCGAGAGACGGCTACACCGTGCTGCACGTCGTAGACACCAGAGACGGCTGCAACGACAAAGGCTTTTGAAAGAAATTTTCCAAGATAAAATTGATGAGGTAGACCCTCATTTTTTCGAACGATTGAAGGAAAGCTCGTATCACACCGAAGACAGAAGTGGTAATTTCCTATCAACATTGTTCAATGATGAGTCATTCAAAGATACTGACTATTTTGCAAAGTTCCCAACTATCTTTCATCTGAGGAGTCATCTTATTCATCACCCTGAAGAGAAACCAGATATTAGGATTCTCTATCTTGCAATTCATAGCATCCTGAAGCATAGGGGGCATTTTTTATTCCCAGGGGAGTCATTGGAAAGTGTTTCGTCTTTCAATCTTCTGTTGGATGCATTGCTGAAGAATGTAGAAGACTCACTACAATGCGATCTTCATGTTTCTTGTTCTCCTGAAAGTGTAGGGTCAATTCTGAAGAAGAAAAGGAGAACAGACAAAAAAAATGAGTTATTGAAGGTCCTTGCACTCACCCGTACAACAGAGGAAGAGATAGAGGAAACACCAAAGAAGCTTATAGCAGAGTTGATAAAAGCGCTCTCAGGGACTCCGTTCTTACTCTCCTCGCTCTTTGAAAACGAAAGTTATAAAGAGAGCGAACTGAATAGAATCGAATTTGATAAAGAAGGTTTTGAAGACAAGAAAGAATCCATTGAGGTATTGCTTGAACCAGAGGAATATGCACTGATTGAGACGCTTGAAGGAATATATAACTGGACACTCCTGTCAGATATCTTGAATGGAGAGAAGTTTATCAGTGATGCAAAAGTATCCAGCTATGCAGAACATAAGAATGATTTGAAACAATTGAAACTATTGGTAAAGAAGTATGCAGGCAGTGCATACTACAAGGCATTCAAGGATCCTTCTATACAAAATAATTATGCCCACTATATTGGAACAGGAAATAAGTCGGGAAAGAAGGTTCAGGTTGTTCACAAGGGTAAATGTTTGCAAGAGCATGTAAATAAGTATTTGTACAATCTCCTAAAGCCCTATCAGAATGATGAGGATAGCATTTTGGGTAGTATGCTGGAAAAGCTTGAGCAGAAGAGTGCTCTTCCAAAACAGCGAGTAAGAGATAACAGGGTGATACCCCACCAACTACATCTGAAAGAGCTTCAGGTCATACTTGATAATGCTCAGCGCCATTTTTCTTTCCTCGCTATACCTGATGCTGATGGGTATACTCCACATCAAAAAATTGTGAGCATGCTGACATTCCGTATTCCATACTATGTAGGACCTCTCAATACTTCCCATATGGAAAAAGGAGGAAACGAAGGTTTCTGCTGGATGGTACGACAACAGGGGAAGGAAGATGTTCCAATCTTCCCTTGGAACTGGGATGAAGTGGTTGATAAAAATGCCTCAGCTGAGAAATTCATCACAAGAATGACGAATTCTTGCACCTACCTGTTTAACGAAGAGGTGTTGCCTAAATACTCGCTCCTCTACAACCGTTATATGGTTTTGAATGAATTGAATAATCTTAAGATCAATGGCGAGCCGATATCAGTTGATCTAAAGCAGAGAATTTACAACGAACTTTTTCTAAAATCTGGAAAAAAGACCATTACCTTGAAAATGTTGCAAAAGTTCCTCATGACAAACAATATTATCAATAAGGGTGATACAAGTACGATTGAAGGGATTGATAACGGATTTGCAAATTCTCTAAAGAGCTACATTGATTTTGCTCCATACCTTGAAACAAAGATTCTTTCTGGGGAAGAAATTGAAAAGATTATTGAGTGGAAGGCCTACTATGTTGATGATGCAACAATTCTAAAGGAGAAAATCGCACAAGAGCTTCATGAGAAGCTTACATCAGAACAAATTGATGATATTACCAAACTCGTTAGGAATTATAAGGGGTGGGGTCGTTTATCACGAGCTTTTCTTGAAGATATCTATCATGTAGATCGTGCAACCGGTGAAGGTTACTCAATCATCCATTTGATGTGGGAAACGAATGAGAATCTCATGGAGCTGCTGAGCAGTAAATACGACTATTTGGATGAGATTCAGAGAATCAATAATGAAACACTCATCAACACAAAGTTTTCCTACGAATCATTGGTCAAACCGCTTTCTGTCTCCCCTCCAGTCAAGCGACAGATCTGGCAAACGCTTCTCGTTGTACATGAACTGAAAAAAGTAATGGGAAAAGCACCTAAGAGAGTGTTTGTAGAGATGGCTCGTGAAGAACGTGAGAAAAAACGAACCACAAGCCGGAAGGAGAGCCTTCGTATACTCTATGATCGTTGCAAGAATGATATTACTTTTAATAACGCACTACTGGAAAGCCTTGAAACAAAGACCGATGCTGAGTTAAGGAATGACAGACTCTATTTTTATTACACACAGATGGGCCGTTGTCCCTATTGTGGGGGTAAAATCGAACTCGATCAGATGAATAATACTCAGCTCTATGATATCGATCATATCTACCCTCAATCGCTTATTAAAGATGACTCATTGAATAATAGGGTACTTGCCCATAAGACATGTAACGGCGAGAAGGGTAATAGCTATCCAATCAATCCTCAATGGCAAAATATGATGATTGGATTTTGGAAGGTGTTGCTAGACCGTAGTCTTATTTCCAAGGAAAAATATGCTCGTCTTACCCGGACAACTCCTCTAAGTGAAGAAGAACTTTTTGCTTTTATCAATAGACAATTGGTGGAAACAAGGCAGAGTACCAAGGTTGTTGCGAGTATCCTGAAGAATCTGTTCCAGGACGAGAAGACTGAGATTGTGTATGTGAAAGCCAGGAATGTCTCAAGTTTCAGGGCTGACTTTGAAATTAAGAAATCAAGACTGGTAAATGATCATCACCATGCACATGATGCCTATCTGAATATTGTCGTTGGGAATGCCTTTCATACCAAGTTCACTGCTGATGCTCGAAACTTCATCAAGGAGTTGAGAAGAGGGGATCAGTTTTACAATGCCAGTAATATTTTCTCACGTTCTATTCAACGTAACGGTAAATCAGCCTGGATTGCTGATGAAGGGTATGACGCCAATAGAGGTAAATCAAAAAGTGAGAAGCAAGAAACTGGTACGATAGTTACGGTCAGAAGAATATTGCAAAACCATCAGGTTTTGGTGACAAGGCAGGCAGTGGAGGTCTCAGGAGCTCTATTCAAGCTACAGCCACTAAAGAAGAAAAAAAATCTGCTTCCATTGAAAGGTTCGAGTCAGATCCTACAAGATACTACTAAGTATGGAGGATACAACGCACCTGCGACCGCCTACTTTGCATTAGTTGAGCATGAGAAAAAGGGGAAGCCAGTGAGGCAATTAGTTCCTGTACCCATCCTTTATGCTGAACAGTTCAAACAGGATGCTAATGCTTTTGCGAAATACTGTGTGGAAGAATTAAATCTTCATAACCCTATAGTCTTGGAATCTAGATTACTCAAAAACCAATTAGTCACTATTCGCAATTTCCATATGAGTTTGAGCGGGTCTACGGAACCTAAGGTTCTTGCAAATAGTGCAGTCCAATTAGTATTGAATGAGGAGAAATATGACTATGTTGCCCAGATAGATAAATACCTTTCTCTATTGAAGAAAGTAAAGGATAACGAAGTAGAAGAGAATGCTGAGATTCTTGCTGAGAGTCTTCATATTAGCAAACAGGACAATCTCTCACTGTATGAACAACTTTTAGCCAAGGAACGAGATTCTATCTATAGGTATCGTCCAGCGAATCAGGCAAAATTCTTGGAAGAGAAAAAATCTACATTTGAGTCTTTGGAAATTAAGGCACAGTGTGAAGTGCTGGTTCAAATCATCAATCTGTTTACCTGCACCCCGGAAAGTGCAAATTTAACGAAACTAGGAGGAGGAGCTAGTTCTGGTATTGTAAAATTCCAGTCTCAGATTACCGATAGAGAAGCAAAGTTGATTCATCAATCTCCGACGGGTATATTTACTAAAACAAGACGCATATATGAGTTATGA
- the cas1 gene encoding type II CRISPR-associated endonuclease Cas1, whose protein sequence is MSWRIVVVSKRAKLEYKMNYLVVRDTEMLRIHLSEIHTLMIESTAVSLTAMLVAQLQERKINIIFCDNHRNPLSNVLPLYGCHNVTEKVKSQIAWRKEIKDQVWTRIIHEKITNQANVLKQTRPDLADKLVGYANSITTGDRTNREAHAAKVYFNAIFGNEFSRHKDSPINAALNYGYTILLSAINREIVLNGYLTQLGIFHDNAFNQFNLSSDLIEPLRSLIDKEVVSWGPIEEFTSFQKMRLVDVLNCKVHIGDKQIQFVNALGTYCRSVLEALSEQNLDLIQCMEYE, encoded by the coding sequence ATGAGTTGGCGAATTGTTGTTGTTTCAAAACGGGCTAAGCTCGAATACAAGATGAATTATCTCGTAGTTAGAGATACTGAGATGCTCCGGATTCATTTAAGTGAAATCCACACGCTGATGATAGAGTCGACAGCAGTATCTCTGACTGCGATGCTGGTTGCACAGTTACAAGAACGCAAGATTAATATCATCTTCTGTGACAATCACCGTAATCCATTGAGTAATGTTCTTCCTTTGTATGGTTGTCATAATGTGACAGAAAAGGTGAAAAGTCAGATTGCTTGGAGGAAAGAGATCAAAGACCAGGTGTGGACACGAATCATTCACGAGAAAATTACAAATCAAGCAAATGTATTAAAACAGACACGTCCTGACTTGGCTGATAAGCTTGTAGGTTATGCAAACTCAATAACCACTGGAGATAGAACAAACCGTGAAGCGCATGCAGCAAAGGTATATTTTAATGCAATCTTTGGTAATGAATTCTCTAGGCATAAGGATTCGCCGATTAACGCTGCCTTGAATTATGGGTATACAATTCTTTTATCTGCCATCAACAGGGAAATCGTTCTAAATGGATATCTTACCCAACTCGGAATATTTCATGATAATGCTTTTAATCAGTTCAATCTTTCAAGTGACCTTATTGAGCCATTACGCTCGCTTATAGACAAGGAGGTTGTGTCGTGGGGACCCATTGAAGAATTCACAAGTTTTCAAAAAATGCGTCTTGTGGATGTTCTGAATTGTAAGGTGCATATAGGTGATAAGCAAATTCAGTTTGTGAATGCACTAGGAACCTATTGTCGTAGTGTTTTGGAAGCATTAAGTGAGCAGAACCTCGATTTGATTCAGTGTATGGAATATGAATAG
- the cas2 gene encoding CRISPR-associated endonuclease Cas2: MRVIVMFDLPVLTRAQRKAYRKFRKWLIGTGFVMLQESIYSKLVLNPTAAQFLKAQIRSQEVKEGIVQVMVISEKQYENIEFIVGEVQSDTLSDMRRLVIL; this comes from the coding sequence ATGAGAGTGATTGTAATGTTTGATCTCCCTGTCTTAACAAGGGCCCAACGAAAAGCTTATCGAAAGTTTCGTAAGTGGCTGATTGGTACTGGTTTTGTCATGTTGCAGGAATCAATCTATTCAAAGCTGGTATTGAATCCTACTGCAGCACAATTCTTGAAGGCACAAATACGTAGTCAAGAAGTCAAGGAAGGCATCGTTCAGGTTATGGTAATTAGTGAAAAGCAATATGAGAACATTGAGTTCATCGTAGGGGAAGTCCAGTCTGATACTCTTTCAGACATGAGGAGGTTGGTGATTTTATGA
- the csn2 gene encoding type II-A CRISPR-associated protein Csn2, which translates to MRLIHNQIETQICFDCETSYTLVVESPIVMNRLVSDLKLQIRGEDGGFVLSENNLKDIDIVFACELIIDPFVCADDNKKFATKLLQYLKMVANQEDFFEQTAQIKSALFQYALIIMQDTDESLIYKDEIDTGTLLKVFSFMLDFSDPSPIENLVTYVKVANKYLAKSLFVFVNVKSFFTNEELNYLVNTVHGMKCNVLFLESNFHKPFDNKEKYSIIDIDQCEIF; encoded by the coding sequence ATGAGACTCATCCATAACCAAATAGAAACACAGATATGCTTCGATTGTGAAACGTCTTATACGCTCGTTGTTGAATCTCCTATTGTCATGAACAGACTTGTATCTGATCTGAAATTACAAATTCGGGGTGAAGATGGTGGGTTTGTATTATCAGAGAATAATCTTAAAGACATAGATATTGTGTTTGCATGTGAGCTGATTATTGATCCGTTTGTGTGTGCTGATGATAATAAAAAGTTCGCTACAAAATTATTGCAATACTTAAAAATGGTAGCCAACCAGGAAGACTTCTTCGAACAAACAGCTCAGATTAAATCTGCATTATTCCAGTACGCTTTGATAATCATGCAAGATACTGATGAATCGCTAATTTATAAGGATGAGATAGATACCGGTACATTGCTGAAAGTTTTCAGTTTTATGCTCGATTTTAGTGATCCCAGTCCAATAGAAAATCTTGTAACGTATGTAAAAGTTGCAAACAAGTACTTGGCAAAAAGCCTTTTTGTTTTTGTGAATGTAAAAAGCTTCTTTACGAATGAAGAGCTCAATTACCTCGTTAATACTGTACATGGAATGAAATGTAATGTTCTGTTTTTGGAGAGTAATTTCCATAAACCCTTTGATAATAAGGAAAAATATAGTATAATAGATATAGATCAATGTGAAATTTTCTAG